The sequence AGGCGGTCACGATCCACTGCCGGCTGCCGTCGGAGAAGCCGAGGTCGGCCTGGGCGGAGGGCAGGGCGATGTTCACGATCGTGGCGTCGAGCACCACCATCAGCTGGGCGATGGCGATGACCGCGAGTATCCACCAGCGCTTGGCGGAGGCGGCCGGCTGCGCCTCCACGGCGGCCGTGCTCGCGCCGTCGGTCAGAGTCTTCTGGGGCATCGGGAACTACTCCAGGGAAGTCGTTCGAAGCGGGGAAGCGGGAACACGCACAGCTCGTAAACGAAACTGTTTCGTACGCATCGAGGCTAGACCAGCTTGAGCGAAACGGCAACGTTTCGTTTCCCTGGGGCCCCATATTCCTTGACAGGCATATAACTCAGGAGGCATATTGCCTGTATGTCCGACGCCGCGCTCTGGAGCGCCCTCGCCGACCCCCATCGGCGGGCCATCGTCGCGCTGCTCCTGGAGCGGCCCCGGCCCGTCGGGGAGATCGTGGAGACATGCGGGCTGAGCCAGCCGAGCACGTCCAAGCATCTGAAGGTGCTGCGGGAGGCGGGTCTGGTGCGAGTCAGGCAGGACGCGCAGCGCCGCGTCTACGCCCTCGACCCGGCCCCGATCGCCGCCCTCGACGCCTGGCTGGCGCCGTACCGCACACTGTGGAACCGCAGCCTCGACGCCCTGGGCCGCCGCCTCGACGAGACGGGCGAGACGCCGGACGACACCTGAGCCCCCACCACGAAGGACCGAGCACCATGTCCGTCGACCTCACCGGTACCTATCTGACCCTGGAGGACGGCCGCCCCGCCGTCCGTTTCAGCCGCACCTACGACCATCCGGTCGATCGCGTCTGGCACTTCGTGACCGACCCGGACGAGCTGGCCGGGTGGTTCCCGTTCCAGGTCGAGATCGAACTGCGCGCGGGCGCGCCCGTCCGCTTCTTCGGCGAGCCGGGCACACCGGAGTTCACCGGCCGCATCCTCGCCCTCGACCCGCCGCGGCACCTGTCCTTCGAGTGGGGCGGCGACGAACTCCACTTCGACCTGGAGGAGGCCGGCGAAGGACGCGCCCGCTTCACGCTCACCAACGTCCTCGACGCCGAGAACACCGCCGCCCGCAACGGCGCCGGCTGGGAGGTGTGCCTGGCCGCCCTCGACGCCAAGGCGCGCGGCGAGCGTTTCGAGGGACCGCACGCCGGACCGAGCGCGCCGTGGAAGGAGTTCTACGACGGCTACATCGGAGCCGGAGTGCCCTCGGGCGCGCCCGTACCCGGCCTGGACTGAGCCGGGCCTACGCCAGCTGCCGCCGCACCAGCTCGTGCAGTCGGCCCGCGGTGTCCGCGAGGAGGTCGGCGGGCCGGCCCTGCTGGATGACCCTGCCGTCCTCCATCACGACGACCCGGTCGGCGTCCAGCACCGTCGACAGGCGGTGGGCGATGACGATGCGCGTGGCGTTCAGCTTGCGGGTGCTCTCGATGACGATGCGCTGGGTGTCGTTGTCGAGGGCGCTGGTCGCCTCGTCGAAGAACAGGATCCGCGGGCGCCGGATCAGTGCCTGGGCGATCATCAGGCGCTGCCGCTGCCCGCCGGAGATGGCGCCGTTGCCCGCCACGATCGTGTGCAGGCCCATCGGCATGCGCTTGATGTCCTCCGCGAGCCCCGCCATCTCGGCCGCCGCCATCGCCTCCTCGGGCGTGTACGGCTCGGTGCCGCAGATGACGTCCAGGATGGAGCCGGTGAACGGCTGCGCGTGCTGGAGGACGACCCCGCACTGGCGGCGCACCGCCGACTGGTCGAGGGCCCCCAGGTCCTGCCCGTCGTACAGGACGCTGCCCGAGACCGGCTTGTCGAAGCCGATCAGCAGACGCAGCAGGGTGGACTTGCCGCAGCCGCTGGGGCCGACGACCGCCACGAACTCGCCCGGACGGACGGAGAAGGAGACGTCGTCCAGGACGAGCGGCCCATCGTCGGCGTACCGGAAGGAGAGCCTGCGGGCCTCCACCGCACCGGACAGCGGGCCCGGACGCGTGCTCGCCGTGCGCACCTCGGGCGTGGCGTCCAGGACCGGCCTGATCTCCTCGAACAGCGGCAGCGCGGCCACCGCCGAGACGAAGGAGCCGGTGAGCTGGGTGACCGAGGTCAGCACCATCGTCACCGAGGTGTTGAAGGTGAGGAAGGCCGCCGCCGACATCGCGCCCTTCGCCGGACCGGCCAGCAGCATGAACATCAGCAGGGTGCACACCGGCAGATAGACCGCGCCCAGCACCGAGGTGAGGTTCTTGATCCGGCCGACCTTCTGCTGGAGTTCCCGGCTGTGCGCGAACTCCCGGGCCCAGGCGGCGTACGCGTAGTTCTCCGCCGCCGCCACGCGCAGCTTCGGCAGGCCCCGCAAGGTCTGGAAAGCCTGGTTGTTCAGCTTGTTGCCGAGCACCACGAGCCGGCGCTGCCAGCGCACCTGCCACAGCCCGAGCCCCAGGAACACCGCCGCGATGACGACGAGCATGCCGATCGCCGCGAGCGCCATCGGCACGCTGTACCACAGCAGCAGACCGAGGTTCATCGCGCCGACCGTCACCGACTGCGCGACCACCGGACCGACGCCCGCCAGCAGCCGCCGGATCGCGCTGATGCCCATGGCGGCACTGGCGAGCTCACCGGTGGAGCGCTGGGTGAAGAACCGGGTCGGCAGCCTGAGCAGCCGGTCCCAGACGGCCGGCTGCAGCGCCGACTCGATACGGCCCTCCAGGCGCAGGATGGTCAGGTTCTCCAGCAGCGTGAACGCCGCCGACACGACACCGCTGATCATCACCGCCAGACAGACCTGGACGATCAGGCCGGTCTGGGCCCTCGGCACGTACTCGCCGAGCACCTTGCCCGTCGCGATCGGCACCAGCGCGCCGATCGCCACCGTCACCAGCCCGGCCAGCATCAGGTTGACCAGGTCGCCGCGGGTGCCGCGCAGGCTGAACCGCAGCAGCCCGAGCGGACCGAGCCGCCGCTCGGGCAGCGGCCGGTAGAACATCACCGCGCGCGGCTCGAACTCCTCGGCGTTCGCCTTCTCGATCGGCGTCTCGCGTCCGGTGCCCGGGTGCACGGCCACATAGCCGCCACGCCGCCACAGCAGCGCGACCGGCGCCCCGGACAGCGCCCGGTGCCCCACCAGCGGACCCACGTTCTCCCGCCACCAGCGGCCGTCGAGCCGTACGGCCCGGGCACGGACCCGGGAGGCCAGGGCCACCCGCTCCACCGGGTCCAGGCGCTCGCTCTCGGTACCGCTCTGCGCGGGCTCCGCGAGAGTGATTCCGGCCGCCTCGGCGGCCAGCTTGCAGGCCGCGTAGGTGGCGTCGGCGTCGGCTGCCGTCGTACGCCGGGCCGAGCGTTTGCCGATGGAGGCGAGCAGTGTCTGGTCGGCCTGGGCGCGGACCGCCTCACCGGCCTTGATCCCGGCGGCCGCGCGCGTCTCGTGGGTGCGCTCCAGCTGCTCGATCCACCGGTCCAGCGCGGTCAGCAGCCGGTACTGCTGATCGACCATGCTCTGCCACAGAGCCGGGTCCATCAGCAGGTCGGCGACTGCCTCCGCGCCGTACAGCGAGCCGTACTGGACGCTGCCCGGCGGCACCTGCATCCAGAACACGTCGTCGTCGGCGGGCGCGGCGGCGCGCTCCTCGGCCATCGGGGCCTGGAAGAGGACGGACAGGCCGCGGCCGACGCCCAGCGCGACCGCGTACTCCAGCGGGCTCGACGCCGGGGGGACGTACTGCGGGTTGCCGTACTCGTCGTACGACCATGTCTGGGTGTGGGCGGGCTGGTACAGCTCGCGCAGGTTGATCCGGTGCACCACGCAGTCCCGCGCCGGGCGGGCCACCAGGGTGTGCTGGGGTCCCGCGACCGGGCCGAGCAGCAGCGCGCCCGCCTCCAGGCGGCCGAGGTGGTGCCAGTGGCCCTGCTGGGCGGCGTCCACCGCGAACAGGTCCAGGGCGCCGGCCGCGACCAGCCACAGCACCTGCGGGCCTTCCAGGTCGAGCCGGTTGAAGCCCGCGCAGTCGATGCGCGTGCCCATGGACCCCAGCGCACCGAGAACGAGATCGCCTTCGCCGACGGTCGTCATCTCATCGCTCCCTGACCAGCGCGGCGTACGCGCCCGAGTGCGCCACCAGCTCCTCGTGCCGCCCGCGCTCGACGACCGCGCCGTGCTGGAGCACCACGATCTCGTCGCTGTCCCGGACCGTGCTGAGCCGGTGGGCGATCACCACGCAGGCGCAGCCGCGCCGGCGCAGGTTGTCCATCACGACCAGCTCCGTCTCCGCGTCCAGCGCGCTGGTCACCTCGTCGAGGACGAGGATGCTGGGCCGCCTGACCAGTGCCCGGGCGATCTCCAGGCGCTGGCGCTGCCCGCCGGAGAAGTTCCGGCCGTCCTGCTCCACCTTGCTGTGGACGCCACCGGGCCTGCGCATGACCACGTCGTACAGGGCCGCGTCCTTCAGCGCCTCCAGCACGGCCTCGTCCGGGATCGACGGATCCCACAGGGCCACGTTGTCGCGGACCGAGCCCTCGAAGAGGAACACGTCCTGGTCGACGAAGGAGACGGAGGAGGCCAGCGCGCCGCGCGGGATGTCCTCCAGGCGGCGGCCGTCGATACGGATCACCCCGTCCCAGGGCGTGTACAGGCCCGAGATGAGCCTGGAGACCGTGGACTTGCCGCTGCCCGAGCCGCCGACCAGGGCCACCTGCTGACCGGGCCCGACGGTCAGATCGAAGCCGGTCAGCAGCGGCTGGTCCAGCGGGCTGTAGCCGAAGGTCACGTTCTCCAGCTCGACATGCCCCTGCAGCCGGCGCGTCGAGTCGCCGCCGCCCGGGCGGGCGTAGAGCGGGTCGGCCTGGAAGTTCTCCACGTCCTTCAGCCGTGCCACGTCGGCCGCGAAGTCCTGGATCCGGCCCGCCACGCCGTTGAGCCGGGTCAGCGGGGCCGTGAAGCGGGTGACCAGCGCCTGGAAGGCGACGAGCAGACCCACCGAGATGTGGCCCTCGACCGCCCGCAGACCGCCGATCCACAGGATCAGCGCGCTGTTGAGCGTGGCCAGCGTCGGCGCGACCACGCCGAGCCAGGCGCTCGGCACACCGAGCCGCTGCTGCTCCTCCAGCGTGGTGGCGTGCTGCCCGGCCCACTTGCGGAAGTAGCCGTCCTCGCCGCCGGTCGCCTTCATCGTCTCGATCAGCTGAAGGCCGGTGTAGGAGGTGTTGGTGAGCCGGGCGGTGTCCGCGCGCAGCTTCGCCGTCCGGGTCGCGCGCAGCCGTACGACCAGCCGCATGGCCACCACGTTCAGCAGAGCCACACCGATGCCGACGAACGTCAGCTGCGGGTCGTAGGTGTACAGCAGCACGGCGTACAGCACGACCACGATCGCGTCCACGCCCGCCGCCGCCAGATCGCGGGCCAGCGTCTCGGCGACCTGGTCGTTGGACTGCAGCCGCTGCACCAGGTCGGCCGGGCTGCGCTGGGAGAAGAACGTGACCGGCAGCCGCAGCAGATGGCGCAGGAAGCGGGCGCTGGAGAGGGTGGAGGAGATGATCCGGCCGTGCAGCAGGTTGGCCTGCTGGAGCCAGGTCAGCACCAGGGTGAGCAGCACGCACGTGGCCATCGACGCGAACAGCACGCCGAGCAGGGAGGTCTGCCCGCCGATGAGGAACATGTCGATGTAGGTACGGCTGAGCGCGGGCACCGCCGCGCCCACCGCCACCAGCAGCAGGCTGGCCAGGACCGCGGCGGGCAGGGTGCCCGCGGTGCCGCGCAGCCGGGCCGGCATCGCGCCGAGCACACCGGGCCTGCGGCCGCCCTTGCTGAAGCCGTCGCCCGGCTCCATCACCAGCACGACACCGGTGAAGCTGCCGTCGAACTCCTCCATGGGCACGAAACGGCGGCCCTTGGCGGGGTCGTTGATGTACACCCCGCGCCGGCCGAAGCGGCGGCCCATCCCGTCGTAGACGACGTAGTGGTTGAACTCCCAGAACAGGATGGCCGGTGCGGCGACCTCGGCGAGGGCCGCCAGGTCCATCTGCATGCCCTTGGCGGTCAGGCCGTAGCCGCGGGCCGCCTTGAGCAGGTTGCTGGCGCGCGAGCCGTCGCGGGAGACGCCGCAGGCGATGCGCAGCTCCTCCAGCGGGACGTGCCGGCCGTAGTGGCCCAGCACCATCGCGAGGGAGGCGGCGCCGCACTCGACGGCCTCCATCTGGAGGACGGTGGGGGTGCGGACCGTGCCGCCACGGGGCTTGGGGACCGGGCGCCGGGCCGGGGCGGCCCGTCTGCGGCCGCGGGTTTCCTGAGTGGTGCTCACGGCAGCAGCCAATCGACGGGATGCTGGTCGGCCAGCCGGATCGAACCGGAGGCGAGGGTCATGGAGTCGAGCCTGTACGGCGGTCCGTCCGCGGAGGACCACCGGTAGCCGCTCTTGGTGCCGGACGACTTGTCGAGCTCGACCAGGACCGCCACCGGGCGGCCCTTCTTCGTGAACTGCTCGCCGAGCTGGCTGTCGCCGAGGAACGCGGCGATGGACTGGGCGGACTGCGCGGTGCGGTCCACCGACTTCACATGTCCGCGCAGCACGCCGTACCGCTGGGTCGGCACCGAGGACACCGTGAGGTCCACGGCGGCGTGCGCCGGGATGGCCGCGGCGTTCTCGGCGGGGACGTACACGGTGGCGTACAGCGGGTCGGAGGCGCGGGCGACCTTCTCGACAGCGGCCACATCGGTGCCGGTCTGGATGATCTGACCGATGGTGGCGGCGAGCGCGGTGACGCGGCCCGCGGCGACGGTACGGACCACCGAATCGCCCTGACTCGTGCGCACCTTGAGGACGGGCGAGTTCGGGGGCAGCCGTTCGCCCTGCCGGGCGAGTACGGCCGTGACCTGGCCGGCCACGGGACTCTGCAGCAGATAGCTGCCCTGCCCGTGGGTGAGGATGGCCTGGGCGCCCACCGTGGAGGCGACCGAACCGGTCACCGCCCACACGGAGGCCGCCGCCATGACGACGACGGTGACGCCGAGCGCGAGCCAGCCCTGGGGACGGGCCAGCCGCACCGGAAGGTCCAGCTCCTCCGGTGACTGGAGCTTGGCGAGGGCCTGTTGGCGGAACTGCACGGAACTTCCCTCACCCGAGGAGAGACATCGTCACGACAGGGTTCGGGCTCCTTCGGGAACCCGAGAGTCCCGGAGCCGGGGGGCGGCTCCGGGACTTCGGTCACACCTAGGTGCGATCAGAGACCGGCGACCAGGCCGGAAACCGGGGCCACGTTCAGGCCGGTGACACCCTCGACGGTGCCGACGACCGTGTCCACCAGGCCGGAAACCGGGGCAACGCCGTTCACGGCGCCGGTGACGGTGTTCAGGGCGTTCACGGACAGACCGCCGGAGACGTTGTCCAGCTCGGCGTCCGAGATCTCGACGGTCTCAACCTGGGGGGTGGAGTTCATGATGGAACTTCCCTTCGTATGGATATTTCACAAGGGGGGAGCGGCCCCCTCTGGGGACAGACGACGGCCGCGCTCCGCGGGTGCCGGGCTTCCGTCTCCGGAGGCCCGGGGGACCCCCGCGGTGCGATGGATCAAAGCACGCGCGCAGGGCGCGCTTCCAATCAACCAGGCCTCTCACCAGGCAACTTGGCTCACGCAGGGGTCCATCCGTGCAGGCGCGCGCACGGCTTGTCGGCGACTCCTTCACATGGCGCACGGCATCGTCGCAAGCCGGCACTTGCCCGTCGGGACGCGAATCCGGCACACCGCGCCAAAGGCATGCAGGGGGGCGCGCGAATGTGCAGAACCGGGGGCGCCGGTGACTTGGTTGAGTATTCAATGTGTAGATTCCCTGAAGCAGGGATTCCGGTACGTGTTCGGAACGGACCGCTACTGATCGGTAGCTGAGCGTGTCAGCCCATCAGTGCATAGACCGTGGTCGCACGCGCCGCGAGCGCACCCGATCCGGCGTCGCTCAGCGTGATGTCCGCGAACGCCATCCGCCGGCCCAGCTTGGTCAGGACCGCTTCGATCAAGACATCCGAACCGGTCACCGCCCGCTGGAAGGACGTCGACTGCTGCACGGTCGTCATCGGCACGAAGCCGCCCCGCGCGGCCGAGACCGCGATCACCGTCGCCGTGTCGGCCGCCGCCATCAGCGCCTGCCCCGACAGTGCGCCGCCCTCCCGGGCCAGCCGGTCCGACCAGGGCAGACGCAGGAGCGCGCGGTCCTCGCTCACGGCCGCGACGGACAGCCCGAGGTCGAGGACCCAGGGGGCGAAGTTGGCGGAGAGGATCTTGTCGGCTTCGGCGGTGGTCATCGTCATATGGGGGATTCTTCCCGGCCGTACGGCACGACACGCGGAGCGTGGCCGAATCACCGCCGTGGCACGGAAGTTGGCAACCGGAATTGAACGCACCGCGTGACCCGCCCGTACCTACAGCCATCCAGGCGCCCCCGATCAACTGCCCGACAGCGGCAGACCCCCGTACCCAGGAGGTCGAGAAGTTTGAGTCACAAGCGAATGCCGAAGCGCAAGGCTGCGATAGCGGTGGGCGGTGTCGCGGCGCTCGGAGCGGCGGCTCTCCTGCTGCCCAATGCCAACGCGTCGCAGGACAAGAACGACGATGCCGCCGGCGCCGCAGGTACCGCGAAGACCATGAAGGCCTCGGACGCCTCGGGTCTCGCCGCGCAGTTGCAGAAGCTGCTCGGTGACGCCGTCGCCGGGTCCTACTACGACAGCGGCAAGAAGCAGCTGGTCGTCAATGTGGTCAACGGCGACAGCAACGTGCTCGCGCAGGCGAAGAAGGCGGGAGCGGTCGTCCGCCAGGTCGAGAACAGCGCCGCCGAACTCAAGGCCGCCGCGCACACCCTGAAGAGCAAGGCGACCATTCCGGGCACCGCCTGGGCCGTCGACCCGCGCACCGACAAGGTCGTGGTCAGCGCCGACTCCAGCGTCACCGGCGCCAAGTGGGACAGACTGCAGTCGACCGTGCGCGGTCTCGGCTCCGGCATGGCGACGCTGAAGAAGTCCGCCGGTTCCTTCAAGACCTTCGTCTCGGGCGGCGACGCCATCTTCGCCCAGGCGCAGGGCGGCAACGTGCGCTGCTCCCTCGGCTTCAACGTCAAGGCATCCGACGGCAGCCCGGCCTTCCTGACGGCCGGTCACTGCGGCGTCGCCGCCAAGGACTGGTCCGACTCCCAGAACGGCCAGCCCGTCGCCACCGTCGACCAGGCCAAATTCCCCGGCAACGACTTCTCGCTCGTGAAGTACAACGACGCCACCACCCAGGCGCCCAGCGAGGTCAACGCCGGCAACGGCCAGACCGTGCAGATCACCCAGGCCCAGGACGCCACCGTCGGCGAGACCGTGTTCCGCATGGGCTCCACCACCGGTCTGCACAACGGCCAGGTGACCGGCCTCGACGCCACCGTCAACTTCCAGAGCGAGACGAACCCGGGCGGGGTCGACACCGTCAACGGCCTCATCCAGACCAACGTCTGCGCCGAGCCCGGCGACAGCGGCGGCTCCCTGTTCACCCAGGACGGCGGCGCGGTCGGCCTCACCTCCGGCGGCAGCGGCGACTGCACCAGCGGCGGCGAGACCTTCTTCCAGCCGGTCACCGCCGCCCTCCAGGCCACCGGCGCCACCCTCGGCGACGGCGGCAACGGGGCGGGCGGTCAGGCGGGTGCGGGCGACCAGTCCGGCAGCGCCGACCCCTCCGCCTCGGCCGGCGACCAGTCCGGTGCCGGCGACCAGGCGGGCGGCAACCAGATCGGCGGCACCGCCGACCCGTCCGCCTCGGCCGGAGACCAGAGCGGCACCGGCACGGGTACCGGCGACCAGTCGGGTGCGGGCGCGGGTACCGGCGACCAGTCGGGTGCGGGCGCGGGCACCGATGACCCGTCCGGCGCGGGCACGGGCGACGGCTCGTCGTCCGTCACCGGGACCAACTGACCCGTCCCGCAACGGGACCTCGGGGGACTACGACACCCCGGGCCGTCCCGGGAGTCCCTGACCGGCCCACAGCGGTTCCGGCCGGCAGGGACGGTCCGGCCCTCCGGCGGGAGGGCCGGACCGTGTGCGCCGCGCCGGGCGGCTCAGCCGTCGTGCGCCCGCAGCAGCAGCACCGCCATGTCGTCCACCCGCTCCCGCGCCGCCACGCTGTGCCGCACCAGCTCGTCGGCCAGGTCCTCCAGAGGCCGGTGGCCGATCTCGGCGAACAGCGCGCCCAGGTCGACCAGGGCGTCCTCGATGTCCATACCGGGCGACTCCACCAGACCGTCCGTGTACAGGGCCAGGACCGATCCGGGAGCCAGGGAGACCTCGGTCGTCGGGTAGACCGCCCCGGAGTCGATGCCCAGGAGCGGGCCGCCCGCCAGGTCCAGCACCCGCACCCGTCCGTCCGGCCGTCTGAGCAGTGGTGGCGGGTGCCCGGCGCGCGCCATCACTGCTCGTCCCCGGGCCGGGTCCAGCCGTAGATACAGGCAGCTGGCGAACAGGTCGGTGCCGAGGTCGATGAGCAGCCGGTTGGTGCTGCCCATCACCTCCTCGGGTGCCTGGCCCACCGTCGTGTACGCCCGTACCCCGGTGCGGATCTGCCCCATCAGCGCCGCCGCCGTCACGTTGTGGCCCTGGACGTCCCCGATCACCGCCGCCGCCAGCGGCCTGCTCGGCACCAGGTCGTAGAAGTCGCCGCCGATCTCCATCCCCTGGGTGGCCGGCAGATAGCGGGCGGCCGCCTCGATGCCGGGCGGCGGCGCCAGGGTGTGCGGCAGCAGCGACTCCTGAAGCCCCTGGGCCAGCCGGTGCTCGGCGTCGTAGAGCAGGGCGCGCTCCAGTGCTTGCGCGATCAGGCCGCCGAGGCTGGTCAGCACCGCCCGTTCCTCGGCGAGGAAGACATGCCGCTCGGCGAACGCCAGCACCCAGGTGCCCACCGGCC is a genomic window of Streptomyces griseochromogenes containing:
- a CDS encoding ArsR/SmtB family transcription factor; this translates as MSDAALWSALADPHRRAIVALLLERPRPVGEIVETCGLSQPSTSKHLKVLREAGLVRVRQDAQRRVYALDPAPIAALDAWLAPYRTLWNRSLDALGRRLDETGETPDDT
- a CDS encoding SRPBCC family protein; the protein is MSVDLTGTYLTLEDGRPAVRFSRTYDHPVDRVWHFVTDPDELAGWFPFQVEIELRAGAPVRFFGEPGTPEFTGRILALDPPRHLSFEWGGDELHFDLEEAGEGRARFTLTNVLDAENTAARNGAGWEVCLAALDAKARGERFEGPHAGPSAPWKEFYDGYIGAGVPSGAPVPGLD
- a CDS encoding NHLP bacteriocin export ABC transporter permease/ATPase subunit — its product is MTTVGEGDLVLGALGSMGTRIDCAGFNRLDLEGPQVLWLVAAGALDLFAVDAAQQGHWHHLGRLEAGALLLGPVAGPQHTLVARPARDCVVHRINLRELYQPAHTQTWSYDEYGNPQYVPPASSPLEYAVALGVGRGLSVLFQAPMAEERAAAPADDDVFWMQVPPGSVQYGSLYGAEAVADLLMDPALWQSMVDQQYRLLTALDRWIEQLERTHETRAAAGIKAGEAVRAQADQTLLASIGKRSARRTTAADADATYAACKLAAEAAGITLAEPAQSGTESERLDPVERVALASRVRARAVRLDGRWWRENVGPLVGHRALSGAPVALLWRRGGYVAVHPGTGRETPIEKANAEEFEPRAVMFYRPLPERRLGPLGLLRFSLRGTRGDLVNLMLAGLVTVAIGALVPIATGKVLGEYVPRAQTGLIVQVCLAVMISGVVSAAFTLLENLTILRLEGRIESALQPAVWDRLLRLPTRFFTQRSTGELASAAMGISAIRRLLAGVGPVVAQSVTVGAMNLGLLLWYSVPMALAAIGMLVVIAAVFLGLGLWQVRWQRRLVVLGNKLNNQAFQTLRGLPKLRVAAAENYAYAAWAREFAHSRELQQKVGRIKNLTSVLGAVYLPVCTLLMFMLLAGPAKGAMSAAAFLTFNTSVTMVLTSVTQLTGSFVSAVAALPLFEEIRPVLDATPEVRTASTRPGPLSGAVEARRLSFRYADDGPLVLDDVSFSVRPGEFVAVVGPSGCGKSTLLRLLIGFDKPVSGSVLYDGQDLGALDQSAVRRQCGVVLQHAQPFTGSILDVICGTEPYTPEEAMAAAEMAGLAEDIKRMPMGLHTIVAGNGAISGGQRQRLMIAQALIRRPRILFFDEATSALDNDTQRIVIESTRKLNATRIVIAHRLSTVLDADRVVVMEDGRVIQQGRPADLLADTAGRLHELVRRQLA
- a CDS encoding NHLP family bacteriocin export ABC transporter peptidase/permease/ATPase subunit; the encoded protein is MSTTQETRGRRRAAPARRPVPKPRGGTVRTPTVLQMEAVECGAASLAMVLGHYGRHVPLEELRIACGVSRDGSRASNLLKAARGYGLTAKGMQMDLAALAEVAAPAILFWEFNHYVVYDGMGRRFGRRGVYINDPAKGRRFVPMEEFDGSFTGVVLVMEPGDGFSKGGRRPGVLGAMPARLRGTAGTLPAAVLASLLLVAVGAAVPALSRTYIDMFLIGGQTSLLGVLFASMATCVLLTLVLTWLQQANLLHGRIISSTLSSARFLRHLLRLPVTFFSQRSPADLVQRLQSNDQVAETLARDLAAAGVDAIVVVLYAVLLYTYDPQLTFVGIGVALLNVVAMRLVVRLRATRTAKLRADTARLTNTSYTGLQLIETMKATGGEDGYFRKWAGQHATTLEEQQRLGVPSAWLGVVAPTLATLNSALILWIGGLRAVEGHISVGLLVAFQALVTRFTAPLTRLNGVAGRIQDFAADVARLKDVENFQADPLYARPGGGDSTRRLQGHVELENVTFGYSPLDQPLLTGFDLTVGPGQQVALVGGSGSGKSTVSRLISGLYTPWDGVIRIDGRRLEDIPRGALASSVSFVDQDVFLFEGSVRDNVALWDPSIPDEAVLEALKDAALYDVVMRRPGGVHSKVEQDGRNFSGGQRQRLEIARALVRRPSILVLDEVTSALDAETELVVMDNLRRRGCACVVIAHRLSTVRDSDEIVVLQHGAVVERGRHEELVAHSGAYAALVRER
- a CDS encoding HlyD family efflux transporter periplasmic adaptor subunit codes for the protein MQFRQQALAKLQSPEELDLPVRLARPQGWLALGVTVVVMAAASVWAVTGSVASTVGAQAILTHGQGSYLLQSPVAGQVTAVLARQGERLPPNSPVLKVRTSQGDSVVRTVAAGRVTALAATIGQIIQTGTDVAAVEKVARASDPLYATVYVPAENAAAIPAHAAVDLTVSSVPTQRYGVLRGHVKSVDRTAQSAQSIAAFLGDSQLGEQFTKKGRPVAVLVELDKSSGTKSGYRWSSADGPPYRLDSMTLASGSIRLADQHPVDWLLP
- a CDS encoding PaaI family thioesterase encodes the protein MTMTTAEADKILSANFAPWVLDLGLSVAAVSEDRALLRLPWSDRLAREGGALSGQALMAAADTATVIAVSAARGGFVPMTTVQQSTSFQRAVTGSDVLIEAVLTKLGRRMAFADITLSDAGSGALAARATTVYALMG
- a CDS encoding S1 family peptidase, whose product is MPKRKAAIAVGGVAALGAAALLLPNANASQDKNDDAAGAAGTAKTMKASDASGLAAQLQKLLGDAVAGSYYDSGKKQLVVNVVNGDSNVLAQAKKAGAVVRQVENSAAELKAAAHTLKSKATIPGTAWAVDPRTDKVVVSADSSVTGAKWDRLQSTVRGLGSGMATLKKSAGSFKTFVSGGDAIFAQAQGGNVRCSLGFNVKASDGSPAFLTAGHCGVAAKDWSDSQNGQPVATVDQAKFPGNDFSLVKYNDATTQAPSEVNAGNGQTVQITQAQDATVGETVFRMGSTTGLHNGQVTGLDATVNFQSETNPGGVDTVNGLIQTNVCAEPGDSGGSLFTQDGGAVGLTSGGSGDCTSGGETFFQPVTAALQATGATLGDGGNGAGGQAGAGDQSGSADPSASAGDQSGAGDQAGGNQIGGTADPSASAGDQSGTGTGTGDQSGAGAGTGDQSGAGAGTDDPSGAGTGDGSSSVTGTN